In Humulus lupulus chromosome 7, drHumLupu1.1, whole genome shotgun sequence, the following are encoded in one genomic region:
- the LOC133791210 gene encoding protein OCTOPUS-like — protein MAVIPPQPQAQAQSQSRRISTCHRHPSIPITGFCASCLRERLAGIEAAVNNDTPTRNQAAAGAASSSGSELRRSKSCSGPKSEVFANPPDPTRRRSCDVRAQARNSLWNLFNLDDERKGTAGKFEVELGNLGFKLKEEHGDGNENGNEGAIRVSEREVRVEEDGFESKTMKEFIDLECKKKKGTGRDLKDIAGTFWVAASGLSKKLRKWRRKTKPKKLIDDDNGGGVLGVERCSPRRLRETQSEIGDYGMGRRSCDTDPRLSMDAGRMSLDEYRYSYDEPRASWDAYLIGRAAYPRLTPMVSVVEDTKLSDGENENWVTDNLVEDGEMSPGGSAQTKDYYNSESLPLQRRRRSFDCSNSLHRKGVLAEVDDLKLNSNAKVSPATTELFFGAKLLITNRDLRDAKLKSVKDESSESVESASSKDAADLVPPSGLSQKGLKKSQGWQRKWNLWGLNLMQKQRGDQPKCGLDEGDILVRGNVADPTVADSWKKLRRVANGEANGSVSQKLIRSYSVSCRKPTCKIDGLLSNSNGGETRGSFVKRREEFSLPRNRSARYSPNNVDNGLLRFYLTPLRSYRRSQSGKSRLKNSHSMAKNVL, from the coding sequence ATGGCTGTCATCCCACCTCAACCTCAAGCTCAGGCTCAGTCTCAGTCTCGACGTATTTCCACCTGTCACCGTCATCCTAGCATACCCATTACTGGATTCTGCGCTTCATGCCTCCGAGAACGCCTCGCCGGCATCGAAGCCGCCGTCAACAACGATACTCCCACCCGGAACCAAGCTGCTGCCGGTGCTGCATCTTCTTCCGGGTCGGAGCTCCGTCGAAGTAAATCCTGCTCTGGACCCAAGTCTGAGGTCTTTGCGAACCCTCCTGACCCTACGAGACGCAGGTCGTGCGACGTTAGGGCTCAAGCTCGAAACAGTTTGTGGAACCTCTTTAATCTTGACGACGAGAGGAAAGGTACGGCCGGAAAGTTCGAGGTTGAGTTGGGGAATCTAGGGTTCAAGTTAAAAGAAGAGCACGGGGACGGGAACGAGAACGGGAATGAGGGTGCGATTAGGGTTTCTGAGCGTGAAGTTCGGGTTGAGGAAGATGGCTTTGAGTCGAAGACGATGAAGGAGTTTATAGATCTCGAATGCAAGAAAAAGAAAGGTACAGGGAGGGATTTGAAGGACATTGCGGGGACATTTTGGGTAGCGGCGTCTGGTTTGAGCAAGAAGTTGAGGAAATGGCGGCGAAAAACCAAGCCCAAGAAGCTCATCGACGACGACAATGGCGGTGGGGTTTTGGGGGTTGAGAGATGTAGTCCGAGGCGTTTGAGAGAAACCCAATCAGAGATCGGAGACTACGGGATGGGACGTAGATCTTGTGACACCGATCCAAGATTATCCATGGACGCCGGTCGAATGTCATTGGACGAATACAGGTATTCCTATGATGAGCCAAGAGCCTCTTGGGATGCATATTTGATTGGCAGAGCTGCATACCCACGTCTAACTCCAATGGTCTCGGTTGTTGAGGACACCAAGCTTTCCGACGGCGAAAATGAGAATTGGGTAACCGACAACTTGGTCGAAGATGGCGAAATGAGTCCCGGTGGTTCAGCCCAAACAAAAGATTACTACAATTCGGAGAGTCTGCCTTTGCAGAGGCGCAGGAGGAGTTTCGATTGCTCAAACTCTCTGCATAGGAAAGGGGTTTTAGCTGAAGTTGACGACTTGAAGTTGAATTCGAACGCTAAGGTCTCTCCGGCGACGACTGAATTGTTCTTTGGCGCGAAATTGCTTATCACGAATAGAGACTTGAGGGATGCCAAGTTGAAATCTGTCAAAGATGAGAGCTCGGAGAGTGTTGAATCAGCTTCATCTAAGGATGCTGCGGATTTGGTTCCTCCAAGTGGGCTTTCTCAAAAGGGGTTGAAGAAATCACAAGGGTGGCAGAGAAAGTGGAACTTGTGGGGTCTGAACCTGATGCAGAAGCAGCGAGGTGATCAACCCAAGTGTGGTCTTGATGAAGGAGATATTTTAGTTAGAGGGAATGTGGCTGATCCCACGGTGGCGGATTCATGGAAGAAGCTGAGGAGAGTGGCTAATGGAGAAGCCAATGGATCTGTAAGTCAGAAGCTTATACGTAGCTATAGTGTTAGCTGTCGAAAACCCACCTGCAAAATTGATGGTTTGTTGAGTAATTCGAATGGTGGTGAGACCAGAGGCAGTTTCGTTAAGAGAAGAGAAGAGTTTTCGTTGCCGCGTAACCGGAGTGCCCGGTATTCACCCAATAACGTCGACAATGGTCTATTAAGGTTCTACTTGACTCCATTGAGAAGCTACAGGAGAAGTCAATCAGGAAAGAGTAGGCTAAAGAACTCACATTCGATGGCCAAGAATGTTTTGTAA
- the LOC133791211 gene encoding uncharacterized protein LOC133791211, which translates to MVRKRYEPPKTGWEWVKSINYDKYFDKIGAGKRHYLFWKQFGKGLMYTYALAGACWWYNEASPLGWWTLKVQPKEERELAHLYERRKFPYPGDKEAMDEFITKGGMIGTAIGPKGIPELDKDSLNFHKELQDKKLNQEAQKLWFRMRNEVISDLHQKGFDIE; encoded by the exons ATGGTCCGAAAGCGTTACGAACCACCCAAAACAG GGTGGGAGTGGGTCAAGTCCATAAATTACGATAAAtactttgataaaataggagcaGGGAAAAGACATTACTTGTTCTGGAAACAATTTGGGAAGGGTCTCATGTACACCTACGCCTTAGCCGGTGCTTGTTGGTGGTACAACGAAGCGTCGCCGTTGGGGTGGTGGACGCTGAAGGTTCAGCCCAAGGAGGAGCGAGAGTTAGCACACTTGTATGAGAGGAGGAAGTTCCCTTATCCGGGAGACAAGGAAGCCATGGATGAGTTCATTACCAAGGGTGGAATGATAGGCACAGCAATTGGTCCGAAAGGGATTCCAGAGTTGGATAAAGATTCTTTGAACTTTCACAAGGAGCTGCAAGACAAGAAGCTGAATCAGGAAGCTCAGAAACTATGGTTCAGGATGAGGAATGAGGTCATTTCAGATCTTCATCAAAAGGGCTTTGATATAGAGTGA